The following are encoded in a window of Falco biarmicus isolate bFalBia1 chromosome 8, bFalBia1.pri, whole genome shotgun sequence genomic DNA:
- the IFT70B gene encoding tetratricopeptide repeat protein 30B translates to MEAAPVPDGQYTAAVYGLIGGGRCGEAVALLSRELQKSSRSRAGLSLLGYCHYQLQDFAAAAECYEQLVALHPELDAYRLYLAQALYKAGLYAEALRAASPLLDLPAYQGRALRLQAAIHYAQGDLPAAKSLVEEALAAAADGGPGAAEDPSERADAEINLGCLLYRQGRHEEASGKFAGAMQVLGYYPELSYNMALCCYAAKQYAPALKHISDIIERGIHQHPELSVGMTTEGIDVRSVGNTLLLHRTALVEAFNLKAAIEYQLHNLKAAQEALTDMPPRAEEELDPVTLHNQALMNMDSQPTEGFEKLQFLLLQNPCPPETFGNLLLLYCKHQYYDLAADVLAENAHLTYKLLTPYLYNFLDAIITCQTAPEEAFHKLDDSAGTMTEQLRRLTKQVQDARQNWDDEAVKKAVNEYDETLDKYVPVLMAQAKIYWDMKNYTMVEKIFRKSVEFCNEHEVWKLNVAHVLFMQENKYKEAISFYEPIVKKHYDNILHVSAIVLANLCVSYILTSQNEDAEELMRKIEKGEEQLSYDNPDKNVYHLCIVNLVIGTLYCVKGNYDFGISRVIKSLEPYNKKLSTDTWYYAKRCFLSLLENMSKHMIMLRDSVIQECIQFLKQCELYGRNIPAVIEQPLEEKRIHSGKNTVTYEARLLRALMYKIIGWAA, encoded by the coding sequence ATGGAGGCCGCGCCGGTGCCCGACGGGCAGTACACGGCCGCGGTCTACGGGCTGATCGGCGGCGGGCGGTGCGGGGAGGCGGTGGCGCTGCTGAGCCGCgagctgcagaagagcagccGCTCGCGGGCAGGGCTCTCCCTGCTGGGCTACTGCCACTACCAGCTGCAGGACTTCGCGGCGGCGGCCGAGTGCTACGAGCAGCTGGTGGCGCTGCACCCCGAGCTGGACGCGTACCGGCTGTACCTGGCGCAGGCCCTCTACAAGGCCGGGCTCTACGCCGAGGCCCTGCGGGCCGCCAGCCCGCTGCTGGACCTGCCCGCCTACCAGGGCCGGGCCCTGCGCCTCCAGGCCGCGATCCACTATGCCCAGGGCGACCTCCCGGCGGCCAAGAGCCTGGTGGAGGAGGCGCTGGCCGCCGCCGCAGACGGCGGCCCCGGAGCGGCCGAGGACCCCTCGGAGAGGGCCGACGCCGAGATCAACCTGGGCTGCCTGCTGTACCGGCAGGGGCGGCACGAAGAGGCCAGCGGCAAGTTTGCCGGCGCCATGCAAGTGTTGGGTTACTACCCTGAGCTGTCCTACAACATGGCGCTGTGCTGCTACGCGGCCAAGCAGTATGCCCCTGCCCTCAAGCACATCTCCGACATCATAGAGCGCGgcatccaccagcacccagagCTCAGCGTGGGCATGACCACGGAGGGCATTGATGTGCGCAGCGTAGGCAACACTCTGCTCCTGCACCGCACGGCCCTGGTGGAGGCTTTCAACCTCAAGGCGGCCATTGAGTACCAGCTGCACAACCTGAAAGCGGCCCAGGAGGCACTCACAGATATGCCGCCAAGGGCTGAAGAGGAGTTGGACCCAGTCACGCTGCACAACCAAGCGCTAATGAACATGGACAGCCAGCCCACTGAAGGGTTTGAGaaactgcagtttcttctgctgcagaacCCCTGTCCACCAGAAACTTTTGGAAACCTGCTGCTTCTCTATTGCAAGCATCAGTACTACGATCTGGCAGCTGATGTGCTGGCAGAGAATGCCCATCTGACCTATAAACTGCTCACACCTTACTTGTACAACTTCTTGGACGCCATTATTACTTGTCAAACTGCCCCTGAGGAGGCTTTTCACAAGCTAGATGATTCAGCAGGGACAATGACTGAGCAGCTGAGAAGGCTCACGAAGCAGGTACAGGATGCTAGGCAAAACTGGGATGATGAAGCTGTAAAAAAGGCAGTTAATGAGTATGATGAGACTCTGGATAAATATGTGCCTGTCTTGATGGCCCAGGCAAAGATCTACTGGGACATGAAGAACTACACAATGGTAGAAAAGATTTTCCGCAAATCAGTGGAGTTCTGTAACGAACACGAGGTGTGGAAGCTCAATGTGGCTCACGTACTCTTCATGCAAGAGAACAAGTATAAAGAAGCTATTAGCTTCTATGAGCCGATAGTTAAAAAGCACTATGACAACATTCTCCATGTTAGTGCCATTGTGTTAGCTAACCTCTGTGTCTCCTACATCCTGACAAGCCAGAATGAAGACGCAGAGGAACTGATGAGGAAGATTGAGAAGGGGGAAGAGCAGTTGTCCTATGATAATCCTGATAAAAATGTCTACCATCTTTGCATTGTCAATCTAGTCATTGGTACCCTCTACTGCGTGAAGGGAAACTATGATTTTGGTATTTCAAGGGTCATTAAAAGCCTGGAGCCGTATAACAAAAAACTGAGCACTGATACGTGGTATTACGCCAAACGGTGTTTCCTATCCTTGCTGGAGAACATGTCCAAGCACATGATCATGCTACGAGACAGTGTTATTCAAGAATGCATTCAGTTTCTGAAGCAATGTGAGCTGTATGGAAGAAACATCCCAGCTGTCATTGAGCAACCCCTTGAAGAGAAGAGGattcacagtggaaaaaatactgttaccTATGAAGCCAGGCTTTTGAGGGCGCTGATGTATAAGATTATTGGGTGGGCTGCATAA